The nucleotide window GCCTCCCACAATGGCAAGGCCGGCCGCCTGGGCCTCGAGGAAGACGAGGCCGAATGCCTCGCGGATCGCCGGCCAGACGAAGATGTCGTGGGACGCGCAAAGGCCCGGGATGTCTTCTCCCGTAACTGCGCCCGTGAAGGTGACCGGATGGCGGGCGAACAGCGCCTCGACCTCCGCCCTGCAAGGCCCGTCACCGGCAACGGTGAGGGCGAAACGGGATGAGTCAGGCAGTCGGTCCAGCGCATCGGCGAGCAGGCGATAGGAGGCGAGCTTCGCTCCCTCGCGCATCATGCCGATGGCAAGCAGCCGGATGGGCTCACCCTCACGGCGCGGGATACGGGAGGCCTGCAGGAACCGGCTTGCATCGAGAAACGGGGCAAGGACCGCGAGGCGTTCCGCGGGAACGACCGCGGCAAGGCATTCCCTGTCGGCCCTGTGCATGGCCGCAACCAGATCGGCGCGGGCGAGTGCCGCATCTGCCGCGGCAAAGCCATAGGCCCATTCGCCCGTCTTGCGCTTCGGGGCGCGGCTGGCCTCGACGACGACATAAGGGATGCCCAGCCGCGAAGCTATCGCCGGGCCGATCCAGTCCGGGGCCTTGTGGTAGAGATGATAGGTCAGGAAGAGGTCGGGGCGGTAACCTGACACCTCCCACGAGGAGAGAACACGTTCCGCCTCTACGTGTGCGGCCTGCTCCACCTCCTGCTGTACCTCGGCGCCGCCGGTTGCCCTCCATGACCGAAACCGTGTTGCGACCGTCACCTCGTGGCCCGCTGCTTCCAGCGCCTGGACGATCAGCCTGCCCATGGTCCGGTCGCCGGACGGCACCGGATCGTCGAGCGGTTTCATCGGAGCTGTGAAGGCGACGCGCATGCCGGTCTCCTGGGGAACCCTTAAGAGGCTCGCACCCGCTCCTTCAGAAGGGGGGCAAATCGCGCCGCCAGCCGGTCGAGGCCCGGGTCCGTCGAAAAGCGTCGACGGACGTCGTCGGAGGCGGCACGGCCAAGCCGCTCGCGCAGAGCCGGGTCGGCTATGAGCGAGGCCAGCGCAGCGCGCAAGCGCTCGCGATCCCCCGGCGGCACCAGGAGACCGGTCTTTCCATCGCGAATGAGCTCGGGGATTGCCGAGACATCGGTGGCGAGGCAGCACAGGCCCATCGCCTGGGCCTCCATCAGCACGTTGGGCAGGCCGTCGCGGTCGCCCGACTTCGCCACCTTCGAGGCGAGGACGAAGAGGTCCGCACGCGCAGTGGCCTCGATCACGTCTTCGCGCGGTCGCGCCCCGCGCCAGGTGACGCGGTCGGAGATACCGAGGGAGCCGGCGAGATCGGCCAGCCGGGTCGCCTGCTCGCCGCCGCCGATATGCTCGAAATGCCAGTCAAGTCCCTCCGGCAGGGCTGCCAGCGCCGCCAGAAGATCGTCGTAGCCCTTCTTCTCCACGGCTCTGCCCACGGAGAGAATGCGGACCGGCCCGGCTTGCCCGCCATCGCCCTTGCCGTAGTCATCGCGGCCGGGGAACGGGGTAAAGTCCAGCCCGTGATAAACCAGCTCCAGCTTGCCCGGCTGCGCGCAGAGCGAGCGAAGATGGTCGAGGTTGACACGGGTGCAGGTGACGCCCCATGCGGCGTCGTCGAGCTTCACCCGCAGGTCCCATTCCTCGCTGGTCCAGATGTCCTTGGCATGGGCGGAAAACGACCAGCCGCGGCCCGAAAGGTGAGCCGCATATCGCGCTACCGAACAGGGCGTGTGTAGGTAGTGGGTGTGGATCCAGGCGATGTCGCCGGGGAGTTCATGTGCGAAGACGCAGGCCTGAGCCCAGCGACGCTGGCGGTTGGCATTCGGTTCCTTGGCGAAGTCGGCCATGAACAGGGCGTGGGCATCGCGGTAGGTCGGCTGCCGTTCGGCCCAGCGTTTTGCCCGGGCGACGCGCGCGGGATCATCCTTCACATATTCCGGCAGATAGAGCACTTCGGCCGAGATCTGCCGGTGCACTTCGTGGATGAAAGGGTCGTAGGGCTGGCGCAGGGCGACGATCAACTGGCCGATCCCGCGGCGCTCCAGGCCGAGGGTCTCCTGCGCGATGAAAGTCTCCGAAAGACGTGGATACCCTTTTACGACAACGGCGATACGGGACATGCGATGCGAAGGTCCTGAAAGCGTGAAGGTCTGCCCTAAACGACGCGGATGAACGCGGGACGGTCAGGCGCGCGCGGAAGCGAGTTCCCGGACGGCGGCGCTACGCTGCGCGAGGATGCGCTCCACCCGGTCGCCGATCACGTCGAGACCGCCGAGCAGGTTGTCGATGCCGGCGGCGGAGGGGGGAGCGAGCCAAGGCAGTTCCGCCAATGCGTCGATCATCTTGTCGACGTCCGGGTAGGCGTCGATCGGCAGCACCTTCAAAAGACCGATGGTCTCGGCTCTTGTGGCCCGGATCGACTGCTCGCGGCGCGGAACGACGCGCGGCACCAGGAGCGTCGGCTTGTCGAAGGACAGGATCTCGCAGAACGTGTTGTAGCCGCCCATGCCGACGATGGCCTTGGCACCGGCCATGTAGGGCTCGATGGTCGGCAGGAAGCGCAGGATATGCACGTCGCGCAGCGATTCTGCCCGCGCCAGGAACTCCGCTGCGGCCTGTGCCGGCATGAACGGGCCGAGGACGATCAGGGCGGGGAAGAGCGGTTGCGCGCGGGATTCGTAGGCGCGCATTACCCAGTCGACCATTTCGACGCCGTCGCCGCCGCCGCCCGGCGTGACAAGGATGTAGGGCTCGTCGTCGAAGGGCAGGGGCTCGGTGATTCGTGCGTCGGCCGGCACGTCGCGGCGCAGATAGCCGGTGTTCACCGCCTTCGCGTGGACATTGGCCGAAAGGCCCATTCCCGCCAGCGGGTCATGCAGGTCGGGTGGGCCGTAGATCCAGATTTCGTCGTAGAGGCTCTCCAGTGCCGGATCGACGTTCTTGCGCGTCCATTCCTCGCGCAGCACGGTCGGATCGTCCATCACGTCGCGCAGACCCAGGATCAGGCGTGTGTTGCCGCGCTCCTTGAGCATCTCCAGCGTGCCGAGGATCTCGCCGCGCAGACCGAGCGGCTCCTTGTCGACGATCAGGATGTCAGGGTCGAACACCTTGGCCGTATGCTCGATGATCGAGGTCCGGATCGCGAGAATGTGCTCGATGTTGAGCGAGAGCGACAACGGCGTGTATTCGCCGTTGCGCAGCTTGATTACACCGGGGATGCGCACGAAGTCGACGCGCGAGCGGAACTCGAAGCTGCCGATGATCGGAGAGCCCGACAGGATCAGCACGGACATGTCGGAAAAGCGGCGGGTCAGCGCATGTGCGATGGTGCGGCACCGTCGCAGATGACCGAGCCCGAAGGAATCATGGCTGTAGATCAGCACTTTCGGGGCGCTATTGGTCATGCCTACCCATTCGGTCAGCGCGTCGGTACTGGCGCACGGCCGCGCGTCCCCATTGTCAGTCTTTCTCTATCTTCCGATTGCGGTTGATGCAAGGGTGAGCGCTATTGTTACTTGTAGCGGTTTTGGCGGGCTGCGTTATGATACGCGCGAGACCTGCCGGATGGTGAACAGGCCCGCGACCCGATAACGCGACCGACGATGGAAAAAAGCCTCTTCAAGTTCATCTGGCGATACAGCGCCCGTCAGCAACTGACGATCCTGCTCATTACGGTGATCGCCTATCCGGTCACCTATGTGCTGCTGGAGCTTCCGAAGCTCATCGTCAACGATGCGATTCAGGGCGAAAACTTCCCGCGTGAGGTCTATGGGCTCGAGTTCGATCAGGTGTCTTACCTGGTCGTGTTGTGCCTGGCCTTTCTCGGTCTGGTGATTCTATCCAACGGCATCAAGCTTGCCTTGAACGTCTACAAGGGCCGGCTCGGCGAGCGCATGTTGCGCCGTCTGCGATTCGAGCTGTTCCAGCGCGTCCTGCGCTTCCGCCTGCCGCACTTCAAGAAGGTCAGCTCCGGCGAGATCATCCCTATGATCACCTCGGAGGTCGAGGATGTCGGCGGCTTCATCGGCGAGGCGGTGGCACTTCCCGCCTATCAGGGCGGCATGCTGGCCGTGCAGATCGGCTTCATCTTCATGCAGGATCCGCTGCTCGGACTGGCAGCGATCTCCTCCTATCCGATGCAGGCCTATGTCATCCCGAAGCTGCAGAGGCGGGTCGTCCTGCTGTCGCGCCAACGCGTACGCAATGTACGGGTGATCGCCGACAAGATTGGTGAGAGCATCGGCGGTGTGTCGGAAATTCATGCCAACGACTCATCTGCTTGGCATTCTGCGGATATTTCCGAGCGTCTCTACACCAACTACCAGATCCGCTTCAAGATCTTCAATTGGAAGTATTTCATCAAGTTTCTGAACAACTTCATGAACCAGTTGACGCCGTTCCTTTTCTATCTGATCGGTGGCTGGCTGGTGATCGAAGGTGAGCTGTCGATCGGCGCGCTGCTGGCCGTCATCGCTGCGTACAAGGATCTCGCAGGTCCCTGGAAGGAGCTGCTCGCCTATTACCAGATGGTGGCGGATGTCGAGGTGAAGTACCAGACGGTGGTCGAGAATTTCGATCCCGCCGACATCTATCCGGTTACGCGCCTGACAGACGAGAGCGCGGATACGCAGCTGGCCGGCGATCTGGTGATGCGCAGCGTCAGCTTCTCCGGTGGAGCCGCGGGGCAGGAAGTGTTCGATGTCTCGTTGACCGTGAAGGCCGGTGTGCATGCGGCTGTCGCTGGGCCGGATGGGTCCGGCCGCACTGAAGTGCTCCAGCTCGCGGCTGGTTTGCTGGGTGCGACAAGCGGACGGGTGGAGATAGGCGGGCACAATCTCGACAATCTGAGCGAGGCGGTGCTTGGCCGTCAGATCGCCTATGTCGGCCCTTCGGTACATGTGTGGACCGGCACCGTACGCGACAACATTCTCTATGGCCTCCGCCACCGGCCATTGCGCCCGCCCGAACGGGAAGGGGATGACAAGGCAAGGCACGCCCGCCGGCTGGCCGAGGCGCGAGCAACGCAGAACCCGGAATACGACATCCAGGCGGAATGGGAAGACTTCGAGGCTGCCGGTGTCGATACGGTCGACGCTCTGGATGCCCGTGCGCTCGAACTGATCGAGATGACCGGCCTTGCCGCCGACGTGTTCCGGATGGGCTTGCAGTCGCCCATCGATCCGGCGCGCTACCCGGAGTTCGCCGACCGCGTGCTTGCCGTGCGCAGGGCGCTTGCCGACAGGGTTGCCGGCGACGGCCGCCTCGCGGCGATGGTCGAACTCTGGGATGTCGAGCGCTTCAACAATTCCGCCAGTCTTGCCGAAAACCTGTTGTTCGCGATGCCCGTGGAACCGACCCTCGGCGTCGATACCCTGGCGTCGGATCCGGATGTCGCCGCGGCGCTTGAAGAGACGGGGTTGCGGGATCGGCTTGTCGAGATCGGCCTGAAGATCGCCGGCACGATGGTCGAGCTGTTCGCAAATGTCAGCGACGATTCCGGCTTGCTCGGCGACTACTCCTTCATCACGCTCGACGAGTTGCCGGAATTCGACAGGATTGTGCGCATCTCTCGCCTCGAATCCTCGAAGGGGCAACTGCGCGGCCCCGACAAGGAGCGGCTGATCGGTCTGGCCTTCAAGCTGATTCCCGCCCGTCACCGCCTCGGTGTCCTCGACGATGCCATGCGAGATGAGATCGTCGCGGCACGTGCGGCCTTCCATAAGCGCCTCAATGGCGACCAGAGCCGCTTTGTCGTGTTCGACCGCGACAGCTTCATCGCGCCGATGTCGATCGAGGACAATCTTCTGTTCGGCCGTCCGCGCGTCGACCGGCGCGATGCGCGCGAGAAGATCGACGGGCTGATCCGCTCGATCGTCGACGAGATGGAACTGCGCCGCCCGATCGTGCGCGCCGGCCTCGATTTCCATGTCGGTGTCGCGGGGTCGCGCCTTTCCACCGGTCAGCGCCGGCGCGTCGCGCTGGTGCGGGCGTTGATGAAGAACGCCCCGATCACCATTCTCGACGACACGGCAAGCAGCGGCAGCGACGATGACAAGGCGCTTCGCTCCTCCATCCGCCGGGCGCTCAAGGGGCGGATGCTGCTGTTCGGCGCGCCCAATTTGATCGTGGCGGGCGAGTTCGACCATAGTATCGTGATGAACCAGGGACGCGTCGTGGATGAGGAAGCTGCCTCATGACGCAACTGCCCGCCATAACGGCCGTCCCCAACCTGACTGCGGAGGCGTACGGTACCGTTCCGGCCGCGCTCCCGAAGGAGGACATGTGACCCTTGATGCGGAAGTCGATGCATTGCGGCGCGTGCCGCTTTTCCGGGGCATCGACGCCACCAAGCTGAGGCTCCTGGCCTTCATCTCCGACCGGACGCGCTTCACGCCGGGCGAGCATCTTTGCGATCAGGGGGACGAGGGCGATTCCGCTTTCATCATCCTTGCCGGTGAGGCCGAGGTGCGTGTGAGCACCCCGGACGGCGAGCGTGCGGTGGCGCGACTGGGCGAGAATTCGATAGTTGGCGAGATCGCGATCCTGTGCGACGTTCCCCGGACGGCCACTGTCGTAGCTACCAAGGAGATGGACGTCCTGACTGTCTCGAAGGATGATTTCCTCCGTCTCCTCAAGGAGTTCCCGGATATGTCGCTAGAGGTGATGCGCACGCTCGCCAAACGCCTGGATCGTACCACGCAGGATCTCGTTGCACTCCAGTCCTCGGGCGGCAGGGCGTGAAGACGGGGATGGCCTTTCTGTGACCCTTTCGCTGAAGCTGTGGGGCGTGCGTGGATCGACGCCGACGCCCGGTCCCTCGACACTGCGCTACGGCGGAGAGACCACGTGTTTCGAGATTCATGCCGGTGGCGATATCTTTATGATCGACTGCGGATCAGGCGCACGCAATCTAGGAATGGAATTGCACGCCCGTCCGCCGGCGGAATACGACCTCTTCTTCACCCATACCCATCTCGACCATATTTGCGGGCTGCCGTTCTTCACGCCGGCCTATGACGACCGGTTTTCCATCAACGCCTGGGCCGGGCATTTCGCCGACAGTTCGGGGTTGATGGACATCATCTGCCGCATCATGTCGCCGCCGATCTTTCCCGTGGCAGCCAACACGCTGCGGGCGGTGACGTTCCGCAATTTCCGCGCCGGTGGAGAGATCGAGCGCAAGGGGGCGGCACGCCTGACCACGGTTGCCCTCAACCATCCGGGCGGCGCGACGGGCTATCGGATCGCGCATGAGGGAAAATCGATCTGCGTGATCACCGATCACGAGCATGGCGACGCCGAGGTGGATCGGGCCGTCCGGCGCTTCGTGGAAGGCGCCGACGTGATGATCTACGACGCCATGTACACGGACGAGGAATATGCCCGTTATGCCGGTTGGGGACATTCCACCTGGCAGAAGGGTGTCGAGCTGGGGTTGGAGGCCGGGATCTCGCAGGTGGTTCTGCATCACCATGATCCGAGGCGGTCCGACGACGCGCTCGACGCTATCGGCGAGGAAGCCTCCCGCCGGCATCCCGGTGCCGTTGTCGGGCGTGAGGGGATGGTTGTCGTTCCGTGAGGCCGAACGCGACGCCCTTGCGCGGGTGACGACCGCAAGGCGATCGGGCCCGTCGAGGGAACGTGACGAGGCCGCGACAACACCTGTGCGTTAGGATCGTCCTGGCGAGGGGAGGGGCGATGGCACGAGGCGGCAACAGAGGTGACCAAACGAGCGGCGCTCCCGCGCGTGTACGCTCGGAAATCGCTCTGCGCGAAACAGAGGCGGAGCGCCTGATCGGCTGGATCCAGCTGGCCATGGTGCTGTTCTTCGCGGCGCTTTACTCGCTCGCGCCTCGTGCGGAAGGGGGCGGTGGCTTCAATTTCGTGCCGCTGGCCCTTGGCGCCTATTTCCTGTTCACGATCCTGCGTGTGGCGCTGTCCTACCGGATAGTCCTGCCGTTCTGGTATCTGGTGATTTCGGTCATCGTTGACGTTGCCCTTTTGTGCGGGCTGATCTTCTCGTTCCACATCCAGTACGCGCAACCGGCGACCTTCTATCTGAAGGCGCCGACGCTGATGTATCTGTTCCTGTTCATCGCGCTGCGGGCGCTGCGCTTCGAACCGCGTTTCGTGTTGATCACAGGTCTCGTCGGGGCGCTCGGCTGGGGTGCGCTCGTCCTCTATGCCGTCCTCCAGGGCATGGGCTCCATGTCCATCACCCGCAACTACGTCGAGTATCTGACGTCGAACGCGATCCTGATCGGCGCAGAGCTCGACAAGGTCATCGTCATTCTCGGGGTTACCCTGTGTCTCTCCGTCGCGCTCTACCGCGGGCGCAAGATGTTCTTCGAGGCTGTGCGCGACCACGCGGCCGCTCAGGACCTGAGTCGGTTCTTTGCGACTGAGGTGGCCCGTTCGATCACCGGCGCCGAGGAAGCGTTGACCGCGGGACAGGGAAGCCTACGGGACGCCGCCGTGATGATGGTCGATATCCGCGGCTTCACGCGTATCGCTGCCACCTTGCCGCCTGAGACGGTGATGATGGTCCTGTCTCGATACCAGGAAGCGGTGCTTCGCGTCATCGCCCGCCATGGCGGCGAGGTCGACAAGTTTCTGGGCGACGGGGTCTTGGCGACGTTTGGTGCGGTGGCGCCCAGTCCGACAGCCGCGGCGGATGCGGTGCGGGCGGGCCTGGAACTTCCGCAGGTTTTCGCCGATCTGGCACCGGATCTGACGCTTGAGGGATGGCCTGAAGCCTTGCGGGCGGGGGCGGCCATTGCGTCCGGCCCGGTCACGGTCGGCGTGGTGGGCGCCGCCGGCAGGCTCGAGTTCACCGTCATTGGAGATGCAGTCAACCGAGCGGCAAAACTGGAGGACGCCAACAAGCAACAGGGCACCACCGTGCTGACGGATGCCGCCACCTATGCGGCTGCGGTGGCTCGGGGGTTGGCGGATTTCGGGCCGGAACTGCGCCCTTGCCAGGTCGTGTCCGGACTGTCCGAAAGAGCCGATCTCGTCGTTCTCGCATGACGTTAGGTCATAGGCGGCAGATGCTTGACCGCTCGTCCGCTTCCTGCCACCTGTTGCTCACCCATCCGGTCCAGAAGGTGCGTTGCACCTCGATAAAATCAGGGAGTGAACATGAAGCTTGGGGAAGGAATTGCCGCCGTCGTAACGGGCGGTGCGTCGGGTCTTGGCGCTGCGACGGCTCGCCGTCTTGCCGCCGCTGGCGTGAAGGTCACGCTGTTCGACATGAATGTGGAGCAGGGCGAGGCGATCGCCAAGGAGATCGGCGGCGCGTTCGTCGCGGTCGACGTGACCAGCAATGACAGCGTCAAGGCCGGCTTTGTGGCCGCTCGCGAGCATTTCGGTGTCGAGCGTATTCTCGTCAACTGCGCGGGCATCGCACCGGTCGCCAAGACCACGTCGCGCGGCGAACCGCACCCGCTGGACATGTTCGAAAAGGTGATTGCGGTCAATCTGGTCGGCACCTTTCGCTGCATCGCGCACTCATCCACGGCGATGGTGGAGCTCGATCCGATCACGGCCGATGGGGAGCGCGGCGTGATCGTCTCCACGGCCTCCGTGGCAGCCTTCGACGGCCAGATCGGACAGGTCGCTTATGCCGCGTCCAAGGGCGGCATTGCCGCATCGACGCTTCCGATCGCCCGCGATCTGTCGAAGTCCGGCATTCGCGTCATGACCATCGCACCGGGCATCTTCGAGACGCCGATGCTGCTGGGACTTTCTCAGGAAGTGCAGGATTCGCTCGGCCAGCAGGTGCCGTTTCCCTCGCGCCTCGGTCGTCCGTCGGAATATGCGGACCTCGTCGCGGCGATCTG belongs to Stappia indica and includes:
- a CDS encoding glycosyltransferase family 4 protein, encoding MSRIAVVVKGYPRLSETFIAQETLGLERRGIGQLIVALRQPYDPFIHEVHRQISAEVLYLPEYVKDDPARVARAKRWAERQPTYRDAHALFMADFAKEPNANRQRRWAQACVFAHELPGDIAWIHTHYLHTPCSVARYAAHLSGRGWSFSAHAKDIWTSEEWDLRVKLDDAAWGVTCTRVNLDHLRSLCAQPGKLELVYHGLDFTPFPGRDDYGKGDGGQAGPVRILSVGRAVEKKGYDDLLAALAALPEGLDWHFEHIGGGEQATRLADLAGSLGISDRVTWRGARPREDVIEATARADLFVLASKVAKSGDRDGLPNVLMEAQAMGLCCLATDVSAIPELIRDGKTGLLVPPGDRERLRAALASLIADPALRERLGRAASDDVRRRFSTDPGLDRLAARFAPLLKERVRAS
- a CDS encoding SDR family NAD(P)-dependent oxidoreductase, translating into MKLGEGIAAVVTGGASGLGAATARRLAAAGVKVTLFDMNVEQGEAIAKEIGGAFVAVDVTSNDSVKAGFVAAREHFGVERILVNCAGIAPVAKTTSRGEPHPLDMFEKVIAVNLVGTFRCIAHSSTAMVELDPITADGERGVIVSTASVAAFDGQIGQVAYAASKGGIAASTLPIARDLSKSGIRVMTIAPGIFETPMLLGLSQEVQDSLGQQVPFPSRLGRPSEYADLVAAICENPMLNGETIRLDGAIRMAPR
- a CDS encoding cyclic nucleotide-binding domain-containing protein, with product MTLDAEVDALRRVPLFRGIDATKLRLLAFISDRTRFTPGEHLCDQGDEGDSAFIILAGEAEVRVSTPDGERAVARLGENSIVGEIAILCDVPRTATVVATKEMDVLTVSKDDFLRLLKEFPDMSLEVMRTLAKRLDRTTQDLVALQSSGGRA
- a CDS encoding glycosyltransferase family 4 protein is translated as MRVAFTAPMKPLDDPVPSGDRTMGRLIVQALEAAGHEVTVATRFRSWRATGGAEVQQEVEQAAHVEAERVLSSWEVSGYRPDLFLTYHLYHKAPDWIGPAIASRLGIPYVVVEASRAPKRKTGEWAYGFAAADAALARADLVAAMHRADRECLAAVVPAERLAVLAPFLDASRFLQASRIPRREGEPIRLLAIGMMREGAKLASYRLLADALDRLPDSSRFALTVAGDGPCRAEVEALFARHPVTFTGAVTGEDIPGLCASHDIFVWPAIREAFGLVFLEAQAAGLAIVGGDTFGVPDIVAHGRTGLLSSEGNAAAFAENLATLVSDPARAADMGLAARDHIRERHTLASGASSLDALLEQALRNFALRATASPQ
- a CDS encoding MBL fold metallo-hydrolase → MTLSLKLWGVRGSTPTPGPSTLRYGGETTCFEIHAGGDIFMIDCGSGARNLGMELHARPPAEYDLFFTHTHLDHICGLPFFTPAYDDRFSINAWAGHFADSSGLMDIICRIMSPPIFPVAANTLRAVTFRNFRAGGEIERKGAARLTTVALNHPGGATGYRIAHEGKSICVITDHEHGDAEVDRAVRRFVEGADVMIYDAMYTDEEYARYAGWGHSTWQKGVELGLEAGISQVVLHHHDPRRSDDALDAIGEEASRRHPGAVVGREGMVVVP
- a CDS encoding glycosyltransferase family protein, which encodes MTNSAPKVLIYSHDSFGLGHLRRCRTIAHALTRRFSDMSVLILSGSPIIGSFEFRSRVDFVRIPGVIKLRNGEYTPLSLSLNIEHILAIRTSIIEHTAKVFDPDILIVDKEPLGLRGEILGTLEMLKERGNTRLILGLRDVMDDPTVLREEWTRKNVDPALESLYDEIWIYGPPDLHDPLAGMGLSANVHAKAVNTGYLRRDVPADARITEPLPFDDEPYILVTPGGGGDGVEMVDWVMRAYESRAQPLFPALIVLGPFMPAQAAAEFLARAESLRDVHILRFLPTIEPYMAGAKAIVGMGGYNTFCEILSFDKPTLLVPRVVPRREQSIRATRAETIGLLKVLPIDAYPDVDKMIDALAELPWLAPPSAAGIDNLLGGLDVIGDRVERILAQRSAAVRELASARA
- a CDS encoding adenylate/guanylate cyclase domain-containing protein is translated as MARGGNRGDQTSGAPARVRSEIALRETEAERLIGWIQLAMVLFFAALYSLAPRAEGGGGFNFVPLALGAYFLFTILRVALSYRIVLPFWYLVISVIVDVALLCGLIFSFHIQYAQPATFYLKAPTLMYLFLFIALRALRFEPRFVLITGLVGALGWGALVLYAVLQGMGSMSITRNYVEYLTSNAILIGAELDKVIVILGVTLCLSVALYRGRKMFFEAVRDHAAAQDLSRFFATEVARSITGAEEALTAGQGSLRDAAVMMVDIRGFTRIAATLPPETVMMVLSRYQEAVLRVIARHGGEVDKFLGDGVLATFGAVAPSPTAAADAVRAGLELPQVFADLAPDLTLEGWPEALRAGAAIASGPVTVGVVGAAGRLEFTVIGDAVNRAAKLEDANKQQGTTVLTDAATYAAAVARGLADFGPELRPCQVVSGLSERADLVVLA
- a CDS encoding ABC transporter ATP-binding protein, whose product is MEKSLFKFIWRYSARQQLTILLITVIAYPVTYVLLELPKLIVNDAIQGENFPREVYGLEFDQVSYLVVLCLAFLGLVILSNGIKLALNVYKGRLGERMLRRLRFELFQRVLRFRLPHFKKVSSGEIIPMITSEVEDVGGFIGEAVALPAYQGGMLAVQIGFIFMQDPLLGLAAISSYPMQAYVIPKLQRRVVLLSRQRVRNVRVIADKIGESIGGVSEIHANDSSAWHSADISERLYTNYQIRFKIFNWKYFIKFLNNFMNQLTPFLFYLIGGWLVIEGELSIGALLAVIAAYKDLAGPWKELLAYYQMVADVEVKYQTVVENFDPADIYPVTRLTDESADTQLAGDLVMRSVSFSGGAAGQEVFDVSLTVKAGVHAAVAGPDGSGRTEVLQLAAGLLGATSGRVEIGGHNLDNLSEAVLGRQIAYVGPSVHVWTGTVRDNILYGLRHRPLRPPEREGDDKARHARRLAEARATQNPEYDIQAEWEDFEAAGVDTVDALDARALELIEMTGLAADVFRMGLQSPIDPARYPEFADRVLAVRRALADRVAGDGRLAAMVELWDVERFNNSASLAENLLFAMPVEPTLGVDTLASDPDVAAALEETGLRDRLVEIGLKIAGTMVELFANVSDDSGLLGDYSFITLDELPEFDRIVRISRLESSKGQLRGPDKERLIGLAFKLIPARHRLGVLDDAMRDEIVAARAAFHKRLNGDQSRFVVFDRDSFIAPMSIEDNLLFGRPRVDRRDAREKIDGLIRSIVDEMELRRPIVRAGLDFHVGVAGSRLSTGQRRRVALVRALMKNAPITILDDTASSGSDDDKALRSSIRRALKGRMLLFGAPNLIVAGEFDHSIVMNQGRVVDEEAAS